From the Mangifera indica cultivar Alphonso chromosome 10, CATAS_Mindica_2.1, whole genome shotgun sequence genome, one window contains:
- the LOC123226807 gene encoding putative receptor-like protein kinase At3g47110: MQALSLNGNQNTGIIPSIAKLPNFERLYLWRNNFSGPFLDFITNASKLSKIDISFNSIAGFIPGTIEYGREEKVSRQGDVYNYGIMLMDTFTKKKPTNEMFIEEMSLRRWVGVSLCSTVVQVVDINLHTRDDEHFSSKEECVSSILSLAMECTRESPLERLTMKEVVTRLIKIEA; encoded by the exons ATGCAAGCACTTTCATTGAACGGCAATCAAAACACTggaattattccatcaattgcAAAGCTTCCAAACTTTGAGCGTCTTTACTTGTGGAGAAATAATTTCAGTGGGCCATTTCTCGATTTCATCACAAATGCTTCCAAGCTTTCCAAGATagatatttcatttaactcAATCGCAGGCTTCATTCCTGGTACAATTG AATatggaagagaagaaaaggtGTCTAGACAAGGAGATGTGTACAACTATGGTATCATGCTAATGGACACATTTACCAAGAAGAAGCCAACAAATGAAATGTTTATAGAAGAAATGAGCTTAAGGAGGTGGGTTGGTGTATCATTATGCAGTACAGTGGTGCAAGTGGTGGACATAAATTTGCATACAAGAGATGATGAACATTTCTCAAGCAAGGAAGAATGTGTATCATCTATCTTGAGCTTAGCTATGGAGTGTACAAGAGAATCACCTTTAGAGAGGCTCACTATGAAAGAAGTAGTGACAAGACTCATCAAAATTGAAGCCTAA